The Hymenobacter sp. GOD-10R genome includes a window with the following:
- a CDS encoding UvrD-helicase domain-containing protein — protein sequence MPSTFRIYSSSAGSGKTYQLTKEYLKLALGSEDPAYFKSILAITFTNDAAGEMKERIIGALRRFAYPEAPQAQDDPLLRDIAEELAEDGLLPRHAQTPEEKQQELRRRAAATFRLVLYHYADFAVSTIDSFVQRIVQAFTRELGLPATFEVELDSDTVLQNAVALLLDKVNRDPNSKLLSRSLADYALSKADEGRSWNNLADELVQFGRFLLSEPVHEAVAQLQKMSLQDYRRLHETLKKRKEEIEQTFKAVAERALRNLDAANVTEADLYQGKNGLMGYFTKWEERLLPDKDANSYVRATIEQDKWYSGKVKTAADKQRVDAVKPELTEAYSELENLRASLLPDYLLITGMLPYIFHVSLLSELNKSVDQLSRERNVVLIAEFNRRIAQIVLREPVPFLYERMGERYRHLLIDEFQDTSVLQWNNLLPLVENAVSNGGLSLAVGDAKQAIYRWRGGEMEQILRLYQNQTEYLYGRVADEELRDLLEGRYYTLDQALEPANLNVNYRSAAEIIGFNNDFFGQVSQSHPQLPLVQGIFDEDFAQEAPEPLFPAASPEKEAYSGHVELLFTEDDAPALRYDPTTGAYTEAPLPGLPPTHVLDYDESTLYLTLQLVEQAVHDGFRLQDIAVLCRRRDSSRRVAKFLKERGYAIISADSLSLEFAEVVNLLVAVFRVLNQPADTLSRAEALLLVDKVVRRVPPTPDRARRIAELANDALALPFFDELRALSYDVQERETGNLGLYELTERLIGIFGLLGRNEESEYLFRFLDLTLEYSLRFGNNLNNFLTYWQQKKSNLSINAPAGRDAVTITTVHKAKGLAYGVVIVPFADWSLTPYRGTLLWGRLHDEEKPIAEMPGVAVVSQTQALTRTPLAEQYTEELEKTFLEGLNMLYVAFTRPRHRLYIISRRPKATKTAKDTEGTSTDQAKTVAELLHRYLLATGQWDDERTAYILADAHNRVPATKNKQQATANWQLTNLTSTPWEERLRLRRHANTLFDFNDQQAQGEWNRKLHYALRRTILAIEVDRVAAQLVSEGLVSTRERAELVEKLHQVVENPQIAHYFSQAVEAETEREILVGGARRQDYKPDRIVFEPNVGAAPGRVTLLDFKIPPPEPQHRRQLQQYAQLFRQLGYADVQCVLYYFGTEEVIIF from the coding sequence ATGCCCTCCACCTTCCGCATCTATTCTTCTTCTGCTGGCTCCGGCAAAACCTACCAACTCACCAAGGAATACCTAAAGCTAGCTCTTGGCTCGGAAGACCCTGCGTATTTCAAGAGTATCTTGGCTATTACCTTCACCAACGATGCGGCTGGGGAGATGAAGGAGCGCATCATTGGGGCGCTGCGGCGGTTTGCGTACCCAGAGGCCCCGCAGGCGCAAGACGACCCGCTGCTACGCGATATTGCGGAGGAACTGGCGGAAGATGGGCTGCTTCCGCGTCACGCGCAAACGCCTGAGGAGAAGCAGCAAGAGCTGCGGCGGCGGGCGGCGGCTACGTTTCGGCTGGTGCTCTACCACTACGCCGATTTTGCCGTCAGCACCATCGATTCGTTTGTACAGCGCATTGTGCAGGCATTCACGCGCGAGCTAGGTTTGCCTGCTACCTTCGAAGTAGAACTCGACAGCGACACCGTGCTGCAAAACGCTGTGGCCCTGCTGCTCGACAAAGTAAACCGCGACCCCAACAGCAAGCTTCTCTCCCGCTCCCTCGCCGACTATGCCCTGAGCAAAGCCGACGAAGGCCGTAGTTGGAATAACCTAGCTGATGAACTGGTGCAGTTTGGGCGCTTCCTCCTCTCAGAGCCGGTGCACGAGGCTGTGGCCCAGCTTCAGAAGATGTCGTTGCAAGACTACCGGCGCCTGCACGAGACGCTGAAGAAGCGCAAGGAGGAAATAGAACAGACCTTTAAGGCCGTCGCCGAACGCGCCTTGCGCAACCTCGATGCAGCCAACGTGACGGAAGCTGACCTGTACCAAGGCAAGAATGGCCTCATGGGCTACTTCACGAAGTGGGAGGAGCGCCTGCTGCCCGACAAGGACGCCAACAGCTACGTGCGCGCCACCATCGAGCAGGATAAATGGTACAGCGGCAAGGTAAAAACTGCCGCCGATAAGCAACGCGTAGATGCTGTAAAACCGGAACTAACAGAAGCGTATTCGGAGCTAGAAAACTTGCGCGCGAGCCTGCTACCTGACTATCTGCTGATAACGGGCATGCTGCCTTATATTTTTCACGTGTCGCTGCTGAGCGAACTGAACAAGTCGGTAGACCAGCTTAGCCGGGAGCGGAACGTGGTGCTCATCGCCGAGTTCAACCGCCGTATTGCCCAGATTGTGCTGCGCGAGCCGGTGCCGTTTCTGTACGAGCGTATGGGCGAGCGGTACCGCCACTTGCTTATCGATGAGTTTCAGGATACGTCTGTGTTGCAATGGAATAACTTGCTGCCCTTGGTGGAAAACGCCGTGTCTAACGGTGGGCTCTCCCTAGCTGTGGGCGACGCGAAACAGGCTATCTACCGTTGGCGGGGTGGTGAGATGGAGCAGATTCTGCGTCTGTACCAAAACCAAACGGAATACCTCTACGGCCGCGTAGCCGACGAGGAACTGCGCGACCTGCTGGAAGGTCGCTATTACACCCTAGATCAAGCACTAGAGCCCGCTAACCTGAACGTGAACTACCGCTCGGCGGCGGAGATTATCGGGTTCAACAACGACTTCTTTGGGCAGGTCAGCCAGTCACACCCGCAGCTACCGTTGGTGCAGGGCATCTTTGATGAGGACTTTGCCCAAGAGGCGCCGGAACCTCTTTTTCCTGCTGCTTCTCCTGAAAAGGAGGCTTATTCTGGCCACGTCGAGCTCCTTTTCACCGAAGACGATGCACCCGCTCTTCGCTACGACCCTACCACTGGCGCTTACACCGAGGCACCTCTCCCTGGCCTGCCTCCTACCCACGTTCTCGACTACGACGAAAGCACCCTTTACCTGACCCTGCAACTGGTAGAACAGGCCGTGCACGACGGTTTTCGCCTCCAGGATATTGCCGTGCTCTGCCGTCGGCGCGATAGTAGCCGGCGGGTGGCAAAGTTTCTGAAGGAGCGCGGCTACGCGATTATTTCCGCAGATTCATTGTCGTTGGAATTTGCAGAAGTAGTCAACTTGCTCGTGGCCGTGTTCCGGGTGCTCAACCAGCCTGCCGATACCTTATCGCGCGCCGAGGCCTTGCTGCTAGTAGACAAGGTGGTACGCCGCGTGCCGCCCACCCCCGATCGTGCCCGGCGCATTGCCGAGCTAGCCAATGATGCCCTAGCTCTCCCTTTCTTTGATGAGCTGCGCGCCCTGAGTTACGACGTGCAAGAGCGGGAAACCGGCAACCTAGGTCTGTATGAACTCACCGAACGCCTGATTGGCATCTTCGGGCTGCTGGGCCGCAACGAGGAAAGCGAGTACCTTTTCCGCTTCCTCGACCTGACGCTGGAATACAGCCTACGCTTCGGCAATAACCTCAACAACTTCCTCACCTACTGGCAGCAGAAGAAAAGTAACCTGAGTATTAACGCCCCGGCGGGTCGCGATGCGGTTACCATCACGACCGTGCACAAGGCCAAGGGCCTAGCCTACGGCGTAGTCATCGTGCCTTTCGCTGATTGGTCGCTGACGCCCTACCGTGGCACTTTGCTGTGGGGGCGTTTGCACGATGAGGAGAAGCCGATAGCCGAAATGCCGGGTGTGGCAGTTGTTAGCCAAACGCAGGCACTTACGCGCACGCCCTTGGCGGAGCAATACACGGAGGAGCTGGAGAAAACCTTTCTTGAAGGTCTCAATATGCTTTATGTGGCGTTCACGCGCCCGCGCCACCGGCTCTACATCATCAGCCGCCGACCGAAGGCGACTAAAACCGCGAAAGACACCGAGGGTACGAGTACTGACCAGGCCAAAACAGTGGCCGAATTGCTGCACCGCTACCTCCTAGCTACTGGTCAGTGGGACGATGAGCGCACCGCTTACATCTTGGCAGATGCCCACAATCGGGTTCCTGCTACTAAAAACAAGCAACAAGCAACGGCAAACTGGCAGCTGACGAACCTAACTAGCACGCCGTGGGAGGAGCGCCTACGCCTACGTCGCCACGCTAACACCCTCTTCGACTTCAACGATCAGCAGGCCCAGGGCGAATGGAACCGCAAGCTCCACTATGCTCTGCGCCGCACCATCCTAGCTATTGAGGTCGATCGGGTGGCGGCGCAGTTAGTTTCGGAAGGTTTGGTGAGCACCCGCGAACGAGCGGAGCTAGTCGAGAAGCTGCACCAAGTGGTCGAAAACCCACAAATAGCGCATTACTTCAGCCAAGCCGTGGAGGCCGAAACCGAGCGCGAAATCCTAGTCGGTGGCGCCCGCCGACAAGACTACAAGCCCGACCGCATCGTATTCGAGCCAAACGTTGGCGCAGCACCCGGCCGCGTGACGTTACTGGATTTCAAGATTCCGCCACCCGAGCCACAACACCGGCGGCAATTGCAACAATATGCCCAGTTGTTTCGACAGCTAGGATATGCGGATGTGCAGTGCGTGCTGTATTATTTTGGAACGGAGGAAGTGATTATATTTTAG
- a CDS encoding thioesterase family protein, protein MENNSAFRFSHTFTVTEADIDELGHANNVQYVRWVQDTAGAHWLTAYPPGEREAYIWVVLEHRIRYHRPSFAGEELRGTTWIGEIRGAQCQRFVRIERVSDGVLLCEAETQWVLLDPKSQRPKRIEEAVVQRLWGPVG, encoded by the coding sequence ATGGAAAATAATTCTGCCTTTCGCTTCTCCCACACTTTCACCGTTACCGAAGCCGACATTGACGAGCTAGGTCATGCCAACAACGTGCAATACGTGCGCTGGGTGCAGGATACGGCCGGCGCGCACTGGCTTACAGCCTACCCACCCGGCGAGCGGGAGGCATACATTTGGGTAGTGCTGGAACACCGTATCCGCTATCACCGCCCTAGCTTTGCCGGCGAGGAGTTGCGCGGCACGACCTGGATCGGCGAAATTCGTGGTGCGCAGTGCCAGCGCTTTGTGCGCATCGAGCGGGTATCAGATGGCGTGCTGTTGTGCGAAGCGGAGACACAATGGGTGTTGCTCGACCCTAAGTCGCAGCGGCCGAAGCGGATTGAGGAAGCGGTGGTACAGCGGTTGTGGGGGCCGGTGGGGTAA
- a CDS encoding cold-shock protein, which translates to MQTGTVKFFNETKGFGFIKNDQTGQDIFVHVSDLVDEIRENDKVQFDVAQGKKGLNAVKVSLV; encoded by the coding sequence ATGCAGACAGGAACAGTAAAATTTTTTAACGAAACCAAAGGGTTTGGTTTCATTAAGAACGATCAGACCGGCCAAGACATCTTCGTGCACGTAAGTGACCTAGTAGATGAGATTCGTGAGAACGACAAGGTGCAGTTTGACGTAGCGCAGGGCAAGAAAGGCCTAAACGCTGTTAAAGTGTCGCTTGTTTAG
- a CDS encoding DEAD/DEAH box helicase: MEKVKFEELQLSEEMQRAISDLGYEEASPIQTAAIPVLLEGRDVIGQAQTGTGKTAAFGIPAIEGIDLDSRAVQVLILCPTRELAVQVSGEIQKLGKYKRGLAVVPIYGGSSYERQFQALERGVQIVIGTPGRVMDHLERGTLKLDKVKKIILDEADEMLDMGFRDDIETVLAQMPEDRQTVFFSATMSKPIMELTKKYQTNPQVVKVNHQEMTVTNIEQMYYEVRNPMKKDVLSRIIDMYNLKSTIVFANTKRMVDEIVTDLQARGYFADGLHGDMGQAQRQNTLDKFRKSTLEILVATDVAARGIDVENVEAVVNYDLPADEEYYVHRIGRTGRAGKLGKAFTFVSGRDIYKLRDIMRFTKATIKQERIPSFEDVSEVKTTLFLNQIKEMIEKGNLEKYVGRVQRLLDQQEDITSLDIAAALLKMTMKEDKQAEKSLEAGRERGAVRAGFTRLFVTIGKKDRVHPRDIVDIIAENTSLTGSKVGDIALYDKFSFVEVPNEFVEEVTSKLGRTTIAGRPVAFNIATPRQEGDAQQEGGGRDRGFGAEDNRPARRGGFGGSREGGFGGNRGGGSYGGNREGGFGGNRGGYGGGSRGGSSYGGGYKGNRDGGSSYGNRGGGSFGGNREREGGFKPRRDNQSFDE; encoded by the coding sequence ATGGAAAAAGTAAAATTTGAAGAGCTGCAACTCTCTGAGGAAATGCAGCGTGCTATCAGCGACCTTGGCTACGAGGAAGCTTCCCCCATCCAAACCGCTGCTATCCCAGTACTGCTGGAAGGCCGCGACGTAATTGGCCAGGCCCAAACCGGTACTGGTAAAACCGCCGCTTTCGGTATCCCTGCCATCGAAGGCATTGACCTCGACAGCCGCGCCGTGCAAGTCCTCATCCTGTGCCCCACGCGCGAGCTAGCCGTGCAGGTATCCGGCGAGATCCAAAAGCTAGGTAAATATAAGCGTGGCTTGGCCGTGGTGCCGATCTACGGTGGTTCTAGCTACGAGCGTCAGTTTCAAGCCCTTGAGCGTGGTGTGCAGATCGTAATCGGTACGCCTGGTCGCGTAATGGACCACTTGGAACGCGGTACGCTGAAGCTTGATAAAGTAAAGAAAATCATCCTTGATGAGGCCGACGAGATGCTTGACATGGGCTTCCGCGACGATATCGAGACGGTGCTTGCCCAGATGCCCGAAGACCGCCAGACGGTGTTCTTCTCGGCCACGATGAGCAAGCCCATCATGGAACTCACCAAGAAGTACCAGACGAATCCGCAGGTGGTAAAGGTCAATCATCAAGAGATGACCGTTACCAACATCGAGCAGATGTACTATGAAGTGCGCAATCCTATGAAAAAGGATGTATTGTCGCGCATCATTGATATGTACAATTTGAAGTCGACTATCGTGTTTGCGAATACCAAGCGCATGGTCGATGAAATTGTGACGGATCTACAAGCTCGTGGCTACTTTGCCGATGGCTTGCACGGTGACATGGGCCAGGCCCAGCGCCAGAACACCCTTGACAAGTTCCGCAAGAGCACGCTTGAAATCCTGGTTGCTACTGACGTAGCTGCTCGTGGTATCGACGTAGAAAACGTGGAAGCTGTTGTAAACTATGACCTGCCTGCCGACGAGGAATACTATGTACACCGTATCGGTCGTACTGGCCGTGCTGGTAAGCTAGGTAAGGCCTTCACCTTCGTGTCGGGTCGCGATATCTATAAGCTCCGCGACATTATGCGCTTCACCAAAGCGACGATCAAGCAAGAGCGTATCCCGTCGTTTGAGGATGTATCGGAGGTGAAAACCACGTTGTTCTTGAATCAGATCAAGGAGATGATCGAGAAGGGCAACCTGGAGAAATATGTAGGTCGCGTGCAGCGTCTGCTGGATCAACAGGAGGATATTACGTCGTTGGACATCGCTGCTGCGCTGCTCAAAATGACGATGAAGGAAGACAAGCAGGCTGAAAAGAGCCTGGAAGCTGGCCGCGAGCGGGGTGCCGTCCGTGCAGGCTTCACCCGTCTCTTCGTCACGATCGGCAAAAAGGACCGCGTACACCCACGGGATATCGTCGACATCATCGCCGAGAATACCTCACTGACTGGCAGCAAAGTAGGCGATATCGCCCTTTACGATAAGTTCAGCTTCGTGGAAGTGCCGAATGAGTTCGTGGAAGAAGTAACTAGCAAGCTAGGTCGCACGACCATCGCTGGTCGTCCGGTAGCCTTCAACATTGCCACGCCGCGCCAAGAAGGTGATGCGCAGCAAGAAGGTGGTGGCCGCGACCGTGGCTTCGGCGCCGAAGACAACCGTCCGGCTCGCCGGGGTGGTTTTGGCGGCAGCCGTGAAGGTGGCTTCGGTGGTAACCGGGGTGGTGGCAGCTACGGCGGCAACCGCGAAGGTGGCTTCGGTGGCAACCGCGGCGGTTACGGCGGCGGTAGCCGCGGTGGCAGCAGCTACGGTGGTGGCTACAAAGGCAACCGCGATGGTGGCAGCAGCTACGGTAACCGCGGTGGTGGCAGCTTCGGCGGCAACCGTGAGCGGGAGGGTGGCTTCAAGCCCCGCCGCGACAACCAGAGCTTCGACGAATAA
- a CDS encoding TIGR03435 family protein: protein MSKTLLFSFVLLLTFQLYSAKAAIPKVGEAAPQLKLTKLLQTSGKTDESIKSLQGKAIVLEFWATWCAPCIAAMPHLNALSEKYKGKDVQFISITDQTEDKARLFLKKRAINGWVGLDTDRTMYDAYEVNSIPFTVVIDAKGLVAGYPKNNDLSEAMLDQVLAGGKIAAPLVEPKEEAVKPVATRLTKPIYELSLRPSTSQGTSVRIGTDLYSTTGASALDILKVAFDATLKPIEISAPLPEGKFDVVATNSEKNAPEWAWRTQLQQMLQDAWGITVRQENKAAEAYELSVSPAAQKRLKKADPKDIMSHQSTDDKILAGSNVSMDILAKTLQEALASPVLNVTNLSGSYDYTFDYDQNKPETLIKSVEKETGLKLLKVKRPTNFLVIGPRS, encoded by the coding sequence ATGAGCAAGACCCTTTTATTCTCATTTGTATTACTGCTTACTTTTCAACTGTATAGCGCCAAGGCGGCAATACCTAAAGTGGGCGAAGCAGCGCCACAGCTAAAGCTAACGAAACTGCTGCAGACATCAGGTAAAACGGACGAAAGTATAAAATCGCTACAAGGAAAAGCTATAGTCCTTGAATTTTGGGCTACATGGTGTGCCCCCTGTATTGCAGCTATGCCTCATCTGAACGCCTTATCAGAGAAATACAAAGGCAAGGATGTTCAATTTATCTCTATTACAGATCAGACGGAAGACAAGGCAAGACTATTTCTGAAGAAGCGAGCTATAAACGGCTGGGTGGGCTTAGACACTGATAGAACGATGTACGACGCCTATGAAGTCAATAGTATCCCATTTACCGTAGTGATCGACGCAAAGGGCCTAGTAGCAGGCTATCCAAAAAATAATGATTTATCCGAGGCAATGCTAGACCAAGTACTAGCAGGAGGAAAAATAGCAGCGCCCCTTGTTGAGCCTAAAGAAGAAGCTGTTAAACCTGTCGCTACAAGGTTGACAAAACCTATTTACGAGTTAAGCCTACGCCCTTCAACTAGCCAAGGAACGTCTGTCAGAATAGGTACAGACTTATATAGCACGACAGGCGCTTCAGCTTTGGACATTCTAAAAGTCGCCTTTGATGCTACGTTAAAGCCAATCGAAATTAGTGCTCCATTGCCAGAGGGAAAATTCGATGTTGTAGCAACTAATTCAGAAAAAAACGCACCCGAATGGGCTTGGCGTACTCAGCTCCAGCAGATGCTGCAAGATGCATGGGGGATTACCGTGCGGCAAGAGAACAAAGCAGCGGAAGCCTACGAGCTGAGCGTCTCGCCTGCCGCCCAAAAGCGATTGAAAAAAGCTGATCCCAAAGACATCATGAGCCATCAAAGCACAGACGATAAAATACTGGCGGGTAGCAATGTATCTATGGATATCTTGGCCAAGACGCTTCAGGAGGCCCTAGCCTCTCCCGTTCTAAACGTGACCAACCTCAGCGGCAGTTATGATTATACCTTTGATTATGATCAGAATAAGCCGGAAACACTTATAAAATCAGTAGAGAAAGAAACGGGTTTAAAGCTTCTTAAAGTAAAACGCCCGACCAATTTTTTGGTAATAGGTCCAAGATCATAA
- a CDS encoding PA2169 family four-helix-bundle protein, with amino-acid sequence MDAKTTQAGLNELIETLKDGQKGYAEAMTDVEDADLKDTFKKYAAQRASYITELEDQMFKLDLKPDESSSVTGTVHRAFINLKGLVTSKDRHSILAECERGEDYAKKAYETAQQIQDLPAELKAVIEKQAAGIKQGHDEMRALRDSSK; translated from the coding sequence ATGGACGCCAAAACCACACAGGCCGGCCTTAACGAATTGATTGAAACACTAAAAGACGGCCAGAAGGGCTACGCCGAGGCAATGACCGACGTAGAAGATGCCGATCTGAAAGATACGTTTAAGAAATACGCTGCTCAGCGTGCTAGCTATATCACTGAGCTGGAAGACCAGATGTTCAAGCTGGATCTGAAACCAGACGAAAGCAGCTCGGTAACGGGTACTGTACACCGTGCCTTTATCAACCTGAAAGGTTTGGTAACGAGCAAAGACCGCCACAGCATCCTAGCTGAGTGCGAGCGTGGCGAAGACTACGCCAAGAAAGCTTATGAAACGGCTCAGCAAATTCAAGATCTTCCTGCTGAATTGAAAGCAGTAATCGAGAAGCAAGCTGCCGGTATCAAGCAAGGCCACGACGAAATGCGTGCCCTGCGCGATTCGAGCAAGTAA
- a CDS encoding NAD(P)/FAD-dependent oxidoreductase, which translates to MNSTTSTIAVLGGGAAGFFGAITCAEANPHLTVYLIEKTGKLLSKVRVSGGGRCNVTHACDSPTQLAQHYPRGNKQLKEAFRQFAATDTVRWFADRGVQLKTEPDGRMFPTTDSSETIAQCLLEAARQSGVKILTNTNAEKIEPLPQGGFRLHLTGTHAQEMQVDRLLIATGGAPKSENYQWLRTLGHTIAEPVPSLFTFNVPESPLRELPGVSVPNARVRVAGEKLEYEGPVLVTHWGVSGPAVLKLSAWGARRLHELQYQSMALVSWVPAHTEESLRQWLHEFRDQNGRKVVMSNPLFGLPQRLWRTLTEQAGIGTEVRWSELPAKAQNKLIESLLRTALPVRGKTTFKEEFVTCGGVILGEVNMHTMESRRVPDLYFAGEVLDIDGITGGFNFQAAWTTGYLAGRAMAEEVVQAL; encoded by the coding sequence TTAGCAAAGTGCGCGTTTCGGGTGGTGGCCGCTGCAACGTAACCCACGCCTGCGACTCGCCCACCCAGCTAGCGCAGCACTACCCAAGGGGCAACAAGCAGCTCAAAGAAGCTTTCCGTCAGTTTGCCGCTACCGATACTGTCCGCTGGTTTGCCGACCGTGGCGTTCAGCTCAAGACTGAGCCCGATGGCCGCATGTTCCCCACCACCGATTCCAGCGAAACTATCGCCCAGTGTCTGCTGGAGGCCGCTCGCCAATCGGGTGTTAAGATTCTGACCAACACCAATGCTGAGAAAATTGAGCCCCTACCGCAAGGCGGCTTTCGCCTCCACCTGACCGGCACTCACGCGCAGGAGATGCAAGTCGACCGGCTGCTAATTGCGACGGGCGGTGCACCCAAATCGGAGAATTATCAGTGGCTCCGTACCCTAGGTCACACCATTGCCGAGCCAGTACCCTCGCTGTTTACCTTCAACGTACCAGAGTCACCATTGCGCGAGCTGCCGGGCGTGAGCGTACCCAATGCCCGCGTACGCGTGGCCGGCGAAAAACTAGAGTACGAAGGCCCGGTGCTCGTTACGCACTGGGGGGTAAGCGGGCCGGCAGTGCTCAAGCTCTCAGCCTGGGGAGCCCGCCGTTTGCATGAGTTGCAGTACCAAAGCATGGCGCTTGTGAGTTGGGTACCCGCTCACACAGAGGAGTCATTGCGGCAATGGCTGCACGAGTTCCGGGACCAAAATGGCCGCAAGGTGGTGATGAGCAACCCACTTTTCGGCTTACCCCAACGCCTGTGGCGTACGCTCACCGAGCAGGCCGGCATTGGCACTGAAGTACGCTGGAGCGAGTTGCCCGCCAAAGCACAGAATAAGCTCATCGAAAGCCTGTTGCGCACTGCCTTACCCGTGCGCGGCAAAACCACCTTCAAAGAAGAATTCGTGACCTGCGGAGGCGTGATACTTGGTGAAGTCAACATGCACACCATGGAAAGTCGCCGCGTGCCAGACCTGTATTTCGCCGGCGAGGTGCTCGACATTGACGGCATCACCGGCGGCTTCAATTTTCAAGCCGCTTGGACCACCGGCTACCTAGCTGGGCGTGCTATGGCAGAAGAGGTAGTGCAAGCTCTGTAG